From the Sphingobium sp. RAC03 genome, the window GCGAAACGCCTCCTCATCTACCTGTCCGTCGCGAAACGGGGTCACCAGAGCCGGAATTGAGCCGGAAAACATGATTTAACTCCTTCAATTCTCCGGGCGGCCGGGGCATGATCGGGCAAGCGGCGCGCTATAGCGCGTCATTCAGGGCCTGATAAGGATGCAATTGCGATTATGTCCAGCATGTCGACGCCCCCTCCTGTCGAAAGTACCCTGATTCGCATGCCCCTTATTGCCCTTTTGCTGTTCACCGCCGGCGCCAGCGCCCAGACCGAGGGACAGCCGCCCGCGCCATCGCCCTTTCCGCCGGGTGCCGTGGTGCAGCCACTGCCCAAGGCCGACAGCGGTCCCAGCCCCTGGAGCCAGGTTGCCGGTCGCATCGGCCAGCCGAGCGATGGCGCCATCACCGCGACGATCAACCAGTGGCGCGCGCTGCAGCAGAGCGATGGCCTGGGCTTTTCCACCTATGCCAGTTTCATCACCACCAACCCCGGCTGGCCGGGCGAGGACCGGATGCGGCGCTTGGCTGAAACCGGGATCAATCCCGACAGCTATGATCCGCGCCAGGTCACCGCCTTCTTCGCGCGCTTCCCGGCACGCACGGCGGTCGGCCATGCCCGCAATGCGACCGCCTTGATGCAGGTCGGACGGATGGACGAAGCGCGCGTCGCGGCGCGCAATGCCTGGATCGGTGGATCGCTGAGTGCGGCCGACGAAGCGCGGTTGCTGTCGTTGTTCGGCACCAGCCTGACCGCGGCTGACCATGATCTGCGGGCCGACAAATTGCTGTGGGGCAATGATGTCAGCGGCGCGGAGCGGATATTGGCCTATGTCAGCCCGGCCCGCCGCCCGGTCTATCAGGCGCGCATCGCCTTTCGCCGCAAGAGCAGCGACGCGGCCATGCTGATGCAGGCAGCCGAGCCGGTCGGGGCCAGCGATGCGGGCTTCGTCGCCGACAAGGCCGCCTGGCTGCGCGACACCGGCAATTGGGTGGCGGCGCGCCAATATCTGGCGAACCGCCCGTCGCTGACCTATCGTCCGACCGACGCCGAGAAATTTTATGAAGTGCTGCTGGGTCAGGCGCGCGCCGCCGCCAATGACAGCCAGTGGAGCTTTGCCTATGGCATCGCCAGCAAGATCGACGATGCGGTGCCGCCCGGCATCGATGTGAGCGACCAGGCGCTGGGCGTGCGCGACGATTATACCAGCTTGGCGTGGCTGGCGGGTACGACGGCCTTCTACAATCTCAATCGCCCGACCGACGCGATGACGATGTTCCGCCGCTATGCCGAGGCGGCCAAATCGCCGCAGACAAAGTCGAAAGGCTATTATTGGGCGGGGCGTGCCGCGCTCCAGGCGGGCGACCCCGCCACCGCCAACAATTATTTCGGCCAAGCGGGCATCTATCCCGATCAATTTTACGGGCAATTGTCGCTCGAACGGCTGGGCCGTCCGATCCCGCCGCCGCCAGCAGCCGAACGGCCGGTGCAGATTTCCGCTGCCGACCGCGCCGCCTTCGAATCCCGCTCGGTGGTCCGCGCGGTCAAGGCGCTGGGGCAGATGGGCTATTGGCAAGATCAGGGCGTCTTTGCCCGCGCCATCGCCAACAGCGCCGACAATGATGTCGACCATATCCTGGCGGGGCAACTGGCGCAGAATATCGGTCGCCCCGACATGAGCGTCATGGTCGGCCGTCGTGCGGTGTCGAGCGGCCTGACGGGCTATGGCGCGACCGCCTTCCCGCGCGTGCCCGTGCCACCGCAAGCGCAGCATAGCTGGACCATGATCCACGCCATCGCCCGGCAGGAAAGCCAGTTCGACAAGCAGATCGTCAGCCATGCGGGTGCCCGCGGCCTGATGCAGCTGATGCCGGGCACGGCGCGCGAGCAGGCGGGCAAGATGGGCATGGGCTACAACCCCGCCTCGCTCAACGACCCCAGCTATAATATCATGCTGGGTTCGGGCTATTTTCAGCGGATGCTCGATTATTATGGCGGTGCCTATCCGCTGGCCGTGGCGGCCTATAATGCCGGGCCGGGCAATGTGAACAAATGGATCCGCGCCAATGGCGACCCGCGTATGCCGGGGGCCGACATGCTGCGCTGGATCGAGCAGATCCCCATTTTCGAGACCCGCAATTATGTGCAGCGGGTGCTGGAAAATGCCGTGGTCTATGAAGCGATGAACCCGGAGCGGGCGCGGTTCCGGGGGACCAGCGCGGTGCTGAGCCGCTATCTCGGCAAGCAGACGCCGGGCTGATTTTGGTTCGCGCGGAGGCGCGGAGACGCGGAGGAGAATAGGCGGCCTTCCCCTTTTTTCTCCGCGTCCCCGCGCCTCCGCGCGAACAAAATTGCGTAAAGCCCGTGACACGCGATAGGGTCATCCGATGACGACCCCCTATCCCAATTACATATCCCCCGAAGGCTTTGCGAAATTACGCGCGGAATATGACCATCTGCTGGGCGTCGAGCGCCCGGCGGTGGTCGAGGTCGTGAGTTGGGCGGCGGGCAATGGCGACCGGTCCGAAAATGGCGACTATCTCTATGGCCGCAAACGGATGCGCGAGATTGATGGGCAGTTGAAGCGTCTGTCCAAGAAGATGAAGGACGCCAAGGTCGTCGATGCCCGGCAGCAGCCCGACCAGAGCCGCGTCTATTTCGGCGCGACCGTCACCATCGCCGACGAGGATGACGCCCACCGCACGGTCACGCTGGTCGGCAATGACGAAACCGACGTCGATGCCGGCCGCATCGGCTGGTCCTCCCCCATCGCCCGCGCCCTGCGCGGTGCCGCCATCGGCGACGTGCGGCGCGTCATACTGCCATCGGGCGAAAAGGAATATGAGGTGATGGCGATTCGCTATCCGGGGTGACGCCGCCATGCCGAAGGCACAAAAAAGGGGCCGATCATTGGCCCCTTTTTCCCATCTCATTTGGCTTTGGCGGTCAGTTGCCCGGCATCGGCTGGGGCGCTGCACCCGGCGCGCCGCCCTGCTGTTGCTGCATCATCTGCTGCATCTGCATGATTTCGGCGCGGGACTTGAAGTCGTGCAGTTCGACGTCGAACACCAGCACGGACCCGGCCGGGATCGGGCCAGCGGCCTGATCGCCATAGCCCAGTTCCGCCGGAATCCAGAGGCGGTATTTGCCGCCCTTCTTCATCTTCTGCAGGCCTTCGGAGAAGCCTGGCACGACGCCATCGACCGGCATCGGTGCCTGCGGATTCTCGTCGAACACGGTGCCGTCAAGCAACGTGCCCTTATAGCCCACCAGCGCCACGTCGGCGGTGGTCGGGCTGGGGCCGGTGCCTTCGGTCAGAACCTTATACTGCAGACCCGATTCGGTCGTCACCACGCCTTCGGCATCGGCATTGTCCGCCAGGAACGCCGAGGGCGTCGATTCGACATGCTGCTGGCCCGCCCAGGCGAGACCACCTGCCGCCAGCGCTATGGCAGCGACACCGATCCAGAGGCGCGTCAGCGACCCCTTGGCAATCGAACGAAGGGGAACAGCTGTCGTGGACATGGCGACAAGTCTCGCAATTAGGGGCGGGATAGCAGCAAAAAACCGGGACGGCGCATGCCGCCCCGAACGACGCTTACTTCGCGCCGTCGCGTTCGGCGCGCTTGCGGTCCATCTTGCGCGCGCGACGGACAGCAGCAGCCTTTTCACGGGCACGCTTTTCCGAAGGCTTCTCGTAGTGACGACGCAGCTTCATTTCGCGATACACGCCTTCACGCTGCAGCTTCTTCTTGAGCGCGCGGAGGGCCTGGTCGACATTATTGTCGCGAACGATGATCTGCATAAGTCCGTCTATCTCCAATCGAAAACGAGCGGTTCGCCGGGATTCTATGATCCGTCCCGACAGCCCGACCGAATAGCAAAGCCAATGAGTCGTCGCAGGTCACCCTACGCCGTGTGGAGCGCGCCCTACCAGTAGAGTCGCGGCACATCAACCCTTAAGCATGCAGAGTCTCGACTCCCATGCCGGAAAGGCCGATGATGTCGGGCAAGACTATAAGAGAGGATCGCCCATGGCCAGCGCCGCAACACGCACCGACATGTCCCCCGCCGAATGGGAAGCGCGCCAGCAGCTTGCCGCCTGCTACCGTATTTTCGAGCATATGGGCTGGTCGGAACTCATCTACAATCACATCACCCTGCGCGTGCCGGGGGAGGATCATGCCTTCCTGATCAACCCGTTCGGGCTGGGTTATGCAGAGGTATGCGCATCCAACCTGGTCAAGATCGACATCGATGGCACGGTGCTGGATGGCAGCCCCTATCCGGTCAATCGCGCGGGCTTTACCCAGCATAGCGTGTTTCACCGCTATCTGCCCGATGCCCATTGCATCATCCACACCCATACGACGGCGGGCATGGCGGTCAGCGCGACCCGCGAAGGGTTGCGGCCGATCAGCTTCTACGCCGCCGCCTTTACCGGGCAGATCGCCTATCATGATTTCGAAGGCATCACGATTCGCCCCGAAGAAGGCGAGCGGCTGGTCGCCAATCTGGGGGACAAGCGGGTGATGATGCTGCGCAACCATGGCACGCTGGTCATGGCCGCCACCCTGCCCGAAGCCTTTTTGAAACATTGGTCGCTCCAGCGCGCCTGCGAAATTCAGGTGGCAGCGGGCGCAGCGGGCACACCGATGGAGATCGCGCCGGAGGTGATTGCGGTGCATCAGCGCGACCTGTCGGGGATTCAATTGCCGGTGGGGCCGGGCGTGCCCGATTTTCAGGCGATGGTGCGGGTGATCGACCGGGTCGACAAAAGCTGGCGAGAGTGATTCGCCTGCGCTTAGCCTGACCGTTTGAACAGCCAGCCGATACTTGACCCGCCCGGCAGCGCTTCGCTGGTGACCACCAGCTGGCGCGTCGGATGGGGGCGACCATCGGCATCGACCCACAGGCTTTCCTCGACGCTCAGCACGCCCGTACCGGTGCGGAACTGCCAGAGTGCCCCCATATCGACGCGCAGCAGCGCACCCTGGCTGTCGGCGGTCAGCGTCGGCTCGACACCGGGCGCGAGATGGAAGCGCAGCATGACGGGCAGTTTCGACGGCTTGCGGCGTCGTTCGGCCGGGGTCAGCATATCCTCGCCCCGTATTTCCTTGCCGTCGCCACTGACTAGCAGCAGGCGGCGGTGGATATAGCCCAGCCGCCGGACATAGCCGTCGTGCGACAGGTCGACCCGGCTGCCATTGTCCAGCTCCTGCCGGTTCAACTCCACCTCGGTCACGCCCTTGCCCAGCGTGCCGTCGGGCAAGAGCGCGGTGCTGTTGCAATCGTCCAGCACCAGCGTGCTGTGCGCGGCGGTGGTGCGCAGTCCTTGGGCGAGGTCTGCGGGAATCCATGCCCCTTCCAGCCCCGCGCCGCCGCAATTGACGACCAGCCGATGCGGGCCGTCGCTGATTTCGATCGCGCCTGTAGACGCGCAACCGGCTTCGGCGAGCCGGGCAACCGGCGGCGGCGCGGCATCGACCTGCACAACGGTCGTGCCTGCCGCAATACGTTGATAGCCCCAGTCGCGCGCCTGCCGCAGCGGGCGGCTGCGCACGCGGCTGGCCTGCACCACGGCGTTGACGGTGACAGGATCGATCGCGCCTGCACCCTGCCAGCTCCCCAACCCGCCATCGCCATGGATCAGGCCCAGCAGCGCCGGAACCGCGCGGCCAAGGCCTTCGTCCAGAAAGGCAGGTATCGTTTCGCGGCGGACGTCATAGACCGCACGCAGCATGGCAAGCGCCATCACCGCCTCGACCTGCGCCAAGGGTGATCGCGACACGATGCCGCCATCGGGGTGGAAGCTGCTCTCGATCGCGCGCTTGAGGCCCGCCTCGCCGAAAATCTTGCGGGACGCGCCGCCGGGGATCAGCATCGAGGCCGCGACGATAGCGCTCCAGGCGACGATGCGCGGCAGGCCCATCGCGGCCTTGTCGGCAATGCGGTCGAGATGCCGGGCGGTGCGGGCAATGCAGTTGAGAACCAGCGAGCGATAGACAAGGTCGCTCGATGACAGGATCAGCGGCGCATGGGCGGTCCAGAACAGCAGCCGCCAGCCCGCATTGTCGGCGCGCCAGGCCGGTTCGCTCGGCGTTTCGGCATGGGCCGCCAGCCAGCGCCGCATCACCCCTTCGGCGATCGGCGCGGCCTGCTCGCGGGTCGCCGTGCTGGCAAGGTCGCGCAGCCAGCGGAAACTGTGGATATGGTCGGCAAAGGCGGGGCCAAGGTCGAGCCGGGCGAAATCGACCGTGTCGATAATCTGCTTGCGGCCGCGAAACAGGAAATAGCCCGCGCGGAGTGCCTGCCCCGCCCGCGCATCGCCGGGAATATCGTCGTCGGGCACGGCCAGCAGCTTGAGCGGATATTTGCCGCGCAGCTTGCGACCGTGGATCGGCGTCTTCCAGCTAAGCAGGTAGAAATGATTGGCGATCCGCTGCGCCAGCGACAGCCCTTTGTCATCCGCGACGCGGATGAGGCGCTTGCCCTGTTCTATTCCATCGTCCGTGGCCACGGGATCGGCCGCTTGCCCGGTGGAAGCGGGGGAGATGCGCCGCGCGTCGTTCACCCGCCCCGCAGCTTCCGAATATTGTCGGCATAGGCGTCCGGCCCGCCCCGGAAGGTAGCGGTGCCCGCGACCAGCACGTCGGCTCCCGCGGCGATGGCCATGGGCGCGGTGGTGAGGTCAATGCCGCCGTCGACCTGCAAGCGGATGTCGCGGCCCGACTTGTCGATCATCTTGCGGATCGCCTCGATCTTGCGCAGCTGGTTCATGATGAAGCTCTGCCCGCCGAACCCCGGATTGACGCTCATCACCAGGATGAGGTCGACATCGTCGATCAGATAATCGAGCATCTTGGCCGGGGTGCCGGGATTGAGCACCACGCCCGCCTGCACGCCCAGCGACTTGATATGCTGGATCGAGCGATGGATATGTGGCCCGGCTTCGGGATGGACGGTGATGATGTCCGCACCGGCCTGCGCAAAGGCGTCGAGATATTGGTCCACTGGCGAGATCATCAGATGGACGTCGAACGGCTTGGCGCTGTGCGGGCGCAGCGCCTTCACGACGGCTGGGCCGATCGTGATGTTGGGCACGAAATGCCCGTCCATGACGTCGATATGCACCCAATCGCAGCCCGCCGCATCGATAGCGCGAACCTCCTCGCCCAGGCGGGCGAAGTCGGCGGAGAGGATGGACGGAGAGATGAGAATGGGCCGGGTCATTAACCGGTTGCCTTAGCTACGGCTTGGACTCAGGGCAACGGGGATTTGGCGATGAAGCGATAGTTTGTGCGGTGCGCCTAGAGCATCACGAAGACGGTCGGGTCGAGGCGACGCGAGCAAGGGGCGCCGGGCGGCAGTAGTTGCTTGACGCCATGCAGGGCGGTGACTTCGCCCGCTTCGTCCAGCAAGGGGGCTGCGATCAGGCGCAGGGCACATTGGCCCATGCCGTCGGCCTGATGGATATCGACATCAAGGGTGAAGCCGCGCTTATGGCGGATGGCATAGCTGCGCAACCGTTCCATCGGTTCCCGCGATTCCGATGCGTACAGCGACACGGACAAGGTTCGTGGTACGACACTATGCCGTTCCAACCCGAACATGTCATAGACGCCCGCCGTCCAGCTCAACGTTTCGTTCGCCAGATCGCAATGCCACAGGCCAAGGCCCCGTTCGGCCAGGGCGACGTCGTTGCGCGCCAGCGACGGGTCGAGCGCAACCGGCGCCAGATAGTCGTGCAGGTCGAACAGCGGCCAGCTATGATGCAGGGGCAGAGGCTCGATCGGTCTCAAGATGCACCTTTTCTATGAGGGCGGGCTGCAACGTAACTGTCTAATGGTTAAGAGTTAGTTCGCCGCCCTGGCAAGCCGTACAATGAAAAATCCGTCCGCGCCGCCGCGATCGGACAGCGTATCGGGCAAGGTGCGCAGCCAGCCGCCCGCCGTCGGCGCAAAACCGTCGGGCAATTCGCCGGGCTGCACCGGGTCGATCGCGAAATCGGATCGCGCAGCGAGGAAGCGGGTGATCTGGTCCTCGCCCTCCGCCTGTTCCAGCGAGCAAGTGGCGTAGAGGATGCGCCCGCCCGGCTTGACCCAATCGGCGGCGCGGGCGAGCAGGTCGCCCTGCAACGTCGCCAGCTCCTCGATCTGGCGTGCGCCGATGCGGTGCAAGACGTCGGGATGGCGGCGATAGATGCCCGTCGCGGTGCAGGGCGCGTCGAGCAGGATCGCATCGACCGGCGCGTCGGGCTGCCATGTGCGCAGATCGGCCTGGGCGACTTGCGCAACCAGACCCGTGCGCGTGAGGTTTTCGGTCAGTCTTTGCAGCCGCTTGGCGGACTGGTCGAGCGCGGTGACATGCCAGCCCGCTGCTGCCAGCTGCATCGTCTTGCCGCCCGGCGCGGCGCACAGGTCGAGCGCGCTGCGCCCTGCCCCTTGCCCCAGCAACCGCGCCGCGCAGGAGGCAGCGATGTCCTGCACCCACCAGGCCCCCTCGGCAAAGCCGGGCAATTCGGGAATAGGAACGCCATCAGGCAGGCGGACATGGCCGGGGGCGAGGCTAGTACCGCCCAATTCTTCGGTCCAGCGCGCGGTTTCCGCCGCGTCGCGCAGGCTGATGTCCACGGGCGGCCGGATGGCATAGGCGCGCGCCGCTGCCTCGACCATCGCTGCGCCCCATTGCGCGTCCCAGCGGGCGGCGACCTCTGCCGGCAAAGTAGGTGGCACGGGCAGCGTCGGCGCAGCGCGGGTCACGGTGCCAAAAACGCCATGGACCAGCTTGCGCGGGCCGCCATCGACCAGCGGCAGCGCAGTGGCGATGGCAGCATGGGGCGGCGTGTCGAGCGCCAGCGTCTGGACTAGCGCGATGCGCAATACCATCCGCGCCTTGGCATCAGGCGGCAAGACCTGCTGCGTCGCGCCGTCGATCAGCGCGTCGAGATCGGGCAGATGGCGCAGCGTTTCGGCGGCGATGGCATGGACCAGCGCGCGATCGGCGGGCGGCAATCCCTGCGCCGCGCCGTGCAGCGCCAGTTCGAGCGGATCGCCCCGCCGCAGCACCGCATCAAGCAGCCGGAGCGCGGCGCGGCGGGCGGGAAGGCCGGGGACAGTGTCGGGATGGGGTTGTGATTTACGGACCATGGACGGTCCCTAGGCGGAAACGTCCGAAAAGACACGCTTGATTGGTGCGGACTAATTCCGCCCGTGCGGATCGAGGGCGCTGCGGCGGCGCGGGGGCGGGGCGACGGGCGAGAGGGCCGAGGCGCGCGGTGCCGTACGCAGCGCTGGGGCACCCATATGTGCAGCCATATCTTCCAGCGCGGCGATCCGCTTGCCGGTCGCGGGATGGGTGGAGAAGAGTTCGCTGACATGGGTCGGCACGATATAGAGCTGGGCGGCAGCCGGATTGCGCTGCGCCACGGGATTGGGGATGCGTTCGGCCTGGCCCGCAATCTTGGCGAGCGCGGAGGCGAGCGCACGGGGATTGCCGCTGATTTTAGCGCCGCCCGCGTCCGCGCCATATTCGCGATGACGGCTGATCGCCATCTGCACGATCATCGCGGCAAAGGGCGCGACAATCACGGCCAGGATGGTCGCGATCATATTGCCATGGCCATTCTGATTGTCGCCGCTGCGGAAGAAGAGGCCGAAATTGGCCAGCATCGAAATGGCCCCCGCGATCGTCGCCACCGTCGTCATGATCAAGGTGTCGCGATTTTGCACATGCGCCAGTTCATGCGCCATCACGCCCGCCACTTCATCGCGGTTCAGCATCGCGAGCAGGCCGGTGGTCGCGGCGACGGCGGCATGATCGGGATCGCGCCCAGTGGCGAAGGCATTGGGGGCGGGCTGGTCGATCAGATAGACGCGCGGCATCGGCAATCCGGCCCGCTGCGCCAGGTCGCGCACCAGCCCGTAAAATTCCGGCGCGCTGCTGGCATCCACTTCGCGAGCATTGTGCATCGACAGCACGATCTTGTCGGCGTTCCAGAAGGTGACGAGGTTCATCCCCGCCGCCACCATCAGAGCGATGATCGCGCCGCCGCTGCCGCCCAGCATATAGCCCAGCCCCATGAACAGCGCCGTCAGCGCCGCCAGCAACATGGTGGTCTTCAACCCGTTCACTTGCACTTGCCTCCGTTGCAACCCAGATAGATCATCGCAGATGAATATGGGGTTGCTCCGGCAGCGCCGCAATCGAGAGGCAGCAGGATCATGGGAAGTTTCAACGGCAAGCGCCCCGCGCATGTGCAGGCTCCCGCGCACCTGTCGAAAAGCCCCCCCGTGCCGCAGCCCGACCCGATCGACGCCCCGACGCGCCATACCGAAGAGATGAGCCCGGTGCGCTATGGCGATTGGGAGCGGAAGGGAATTGCGATTGATTTTTGAGGCTTAGCGCCTTTCCTCCGCTCGCCGCCCTTTTTGCACGGCTGCCGCTGGCCCGTGCCCATGATGCGAGCGGGCACATGTCCGGCTCTGGTCTTTTGTCCCGCATCCTGTGCAGGAATTGGACAAAGGAGTGCGGGGCGTGGGGTTACAGTTAGTTTCCGATATGACGATGAAGCCGGTTTCGGATTATGCGCCGCAGGATGCCGCCCTGCTCTGCGCAGTGGGGCGACTGGTTTGCGCCTGGACGATGCTCGAACAAAGCCTGGAGGCCAAGATCGGCTTGCTGCGCGAGGCGATGGGCGACATTCGCACCGTGGGCGCACGCACCCGGCCGAGCATGGCCAAGCTGATGACCGAATTGCGCACGATGGTCGCGATGCGCGACCGGCGCAACGCCAGCGCACTGACTGAAATCTCCGCAATCGAGCGCGACATGCAGCGGATCGACCGGTTCCGTTCGCTCATCATCAATGGCTTTCAGCAACCGGCCGAGGGTGGCTTTACCTGCCGCGACGGGCGCAATACGCAGATTCATGTGTCGCTGGATCAGCTCGAAATCGAGATCGGATCGCTTGATCAACTCGCCCAGAGGCTTTTGGCGGTTTAAGAGCCGCGCTAAGTGAACATGGCGGCTACGAAGACGTTATGGTCCTGTCGTAAGGCTTGACCTTTGCGACGGGGATGGCGATGCCTTGCTCCATCCCGCGTTGCAGCGAGAATGGAGTAGCATGTCCAACAAACCTATCCGCAAAGCCATTTTCCCCGTTGCGGGACTTGGCACCCGCTTCCTGCCCGCGACCAAGGCGGTGCCCAAGGAATTGCTGCCGGTCGTCGATCGTCCGTTGATCCAGTACGCGGTGGACGAAGCGTTGGAGGCAGGGATCGAGCAGATGATCTTCGTCACCGGGCGCGGCAAGGGCGCGATCGAGGATTATTTCGACATCGCCTATGAGACGGAGGCGACGCAGCGCGAGCGCGGCAAGGATTTGTCGGCGCTAGACGGGACGCGGTTGCTGCCGGGCAATGCGGTGTTCCTGCGCCAGCAGGAGCCGCTGGGTCTGGGCCACGCCATCTGGTGCGCGCGCGACATCATCGGCGACGAACCCTTCGCCATCCTGCTGCCCGACGAGTTCATGAAGGGCGCGCCGGGCCACGGCTGCATGAAGCAGATGGTCGATGCCTATGAACAGGTCGGCGGCAATCTGGTCTGCGCGCTTGAAATTCCGATGGAACAGACGCCGAGCTACGGCGTGATCGATCCGGGTGCGCGCGATGGCGTGCTGACGGAGGTCAAGGGGCTGGTCGAAAAGCCTGCGCTCGGCACCGCGCCCTCCAATCTCATCCTGCCTGGCCGCTATATCCTGCAGCCCGACGTGATGAAAATCCTCGAAACGCAGGAAAAGGGGGCTGGCGGCGAAATCCAGCTGACCGATGCCATGGCTTCGCTGATCGGGCAGCAGCCTTTCCATGGCGTGACCTTTGACGGCCGCCGATTCGATTGCGGGTCGAAGGCAGGCTATGTCGAGGCCAATCTGGTGCTGGCACTGGAGCGTGAGGATATGGGCGCGCATATTCGCGCTTTTGCTGCGGCCGAACTGGCGCGGGGCTAAAAAGAGATCATCCTCCCCCTGTGGGGGAGGTGGCTGGCGAAGCCAGGCGGAGGGGTGTCGCCTTTTCGATAGGGTGACACCCCTCCGTCAGGGCTATGCCCTGCCACCTCCCCTTACAGGGGAGGATTTTTTGCACTGATCAGAACGGGACTTCATCGTCCAAGTCGTTGTCGAAATTGGGGCTGCCCGCGCCGCCGCGGCTGCCGCCTGCTGCGCCACCCGAAGCGCGGCCGCCACCGAAGCCGCCGCCCTGGCCACCACCAAAGTCGTCGGCATCGCCGCCGCCATAGCCGCTCGATCCGCCGCTCCAGTCGCTCACGCCCTGCTGCGCGCGACCACCGCCGCCACCGCCATAGCCGCCACCTTGGCCGCCGCCGCCCGGCGCGCCGTCCAGCATGGTGAGGACCGAGCCCAGACCCTGCAACACGACTTCGGTCGAATAGCGGTCGTTACCCGACTGGTCCTGCCATTTGCGGGTACGCAGCTGACCCTCGATATAGACTTTGCTGCCCTTGCGCAGGAAGCGTTCGGCCACGCCGACCAGACCTTCGGAGAAGATCGCGACCGTGTGCCATTCGGTACGCTCCTTCTTTTCGCCGGTCATCCGGTCCTTCCAGCTTTCGGATGTGGCGATGCGCAGGTTGCACACCTTGCCGCCATTCTGGAAGCTCTTGACCTCCGGGTCCGCGCCCAGATTGCCGACCAGAATGACCTTGTTGACAGACCCTGCCATGATTCCTCCGAATGCCTTGAAAGCGGTCCCTTATAGTCCCGCTGCGGTCGCCGTCCAGTAAGTGACGCCCGCCGCGACATAGGCGAGCGCAAACAAATAGCCGACCATGAACATGGGCCATTTCCAGCCATTGGTTTCCCGCCGCGTGACGGCGATCGTCGAAATACATTGCGGCGCGAAGATGAACCAGGCGAGGAAGGCGAGCGCGGTGGGCAGCGGCCACTGGTCCCTGAGCCGGTCGCCCAGGCTTTTTTCCAGCAGTGCCTCGTCATCGCCCGCGTCGATCGAATAGACGGTGGCGAGGGCCGACACCGCCACTTCGCGCGCCGCCATGGCCGGGATGAGCGCCAGCGAAATGTCGCGGTTGAAGCCGATCGGTTCCAACACGACGGTCAGGCCATTGGCGATACGCCCGGCAACGGAATAATCGACCTGACTGACCGGACTGCCATCGGGGACTTTGGGGAAGGTCAGCAACAGCCAGAGGATCACGGTCGAAGCGAAGATGATCGTGCCTGCGCGCTTGAGGAAGGTCATGGCCCGCTGCCACAGGCCAAGCAGGATGTCCTGCGCGCGCGGCCATTGATATTTGGGCATTTCCATCAGGAAGCCGCCGCTTGCGCCCTTGGTCACCGTCATCCGCAGAATCAGCGCCACCAGCATCGCGCCGACAATGCCCGCGACATAGAGGCAGAAGAGGACGAAGCCCTGCAACCCCACGCCCGGCAGCACGTCGCGCGCGGGGATGAAGGCCCCGATGATGACGGCATAGACCGGCAGGCGCGCCGAGCAGGTCATCAGCGGCGCGATGAGGATCGTCGTCAGCCGATCGCGCGGGTCGGCGATCGTCCGCGTCGCCATGATGCCGGGAATCGCGCAGGCGAATGAGGACAGCAGGGGAATGAACGCCCGGCCCGACAGGCCGACCTTGGCCATGATACCATCCATCAGGAAGGCAGCGCGGACCATATAGCCGGTCGCCTCCAGCATGAGGATGAAGAAGAAGAGGATCAGGATCTGCGGCAGGAACACCACCACGGAACCGAC encodes:
- a CDS encoding lytic transglycosylase domain-containing protein, with product MSSMSTPPPVESTLIRMPLIALLLFTAGASAQTEGQPPAPSPFPPGAVVQPLPKADSGPSPWSQVAGRIGQPSDGAITATINQWRALQQSDGLGFSTYASFITTNPGWPGEDRMRRLAETGINPDSYDPRQVTAFFARFPARTAVGHARNATALMQVGRMDEARVAARNAWIGGSLSAADEARLLSLFGTSLTAADHDLRADKLLWGNDVSGAERILAYVSPARRPVYQARIAFRRKSSDAAMLMQAAEPVGASDAGFVADKAAWLRDTGNWVAARQYLANRPSLTYRPTDAEKFYEVLLGQARAAANDSQWSFAYGIASKIDDAVPPGIDVSDQALGVRDDYTSLAWLAGTTAFYNLNRPTDAMTMFRRYAEAAKSPQTKSKGYYWAGRAALQAGDPATANNYFGQAGIYPDQFYGQLSLERLGRPIPPPPAAERPVQISAADRAAFESRSVVRAVKALGQMGYWQDQGVFARAIANSADNDVDHILAGQLAQNIGRPDMSVMVGRRAVSSGLTGYGATAFPRVPVPPQAQHSWTMIHAIARQESQFDKQIVSHAGARGLMQLMPGTAREQAGKMGMGYNPASLNDPSYNIMLGSGYFQRMLDYYGGAYPLAVAAYNAGPGNVNKWIRANGDPRMPGADMLRWIEQIPIFETRNYVQRVLENAVVYEAMNPERARFRGTSAVLSRYLGKQTPG
- the greB gene encoding transcription elongation factor GreB produces the protein MTTPYPNYISPEGFAKLRAEYDHLLGVERPAVVEVVSWAAGNGDRSENGDYLYGRKRMREIDGQLKRLSKKMKDAKVVDARQQPDQSRVYFGATVTIADEDDAHRTVTLVGNDETDVDAGRIGWSSPIARALRGAAIGDVRRVILPSGEKEYEVMAIRYPG
- a CDS encoding FKBP-type peptidyl-prolyl cis-trans isomerase; its protein translation is MSTTAVPLRSIAKGSLTRLWIGVAAIALAAGGLAWAGQQHVESTPSAFLADNADAEGVVTTESGLQYKVLTEGTGPSPTTADVALVGYKGTLLDGTVFDENPQAPMPVDGVVPGFSEGLQKMKKGGKYRLWIPAELGYGDQAAGPIPAGSVLVFDVELHDFKSRAEIMQMQQMMQQQQGGAPGAAPQPMPGN
- the rpsU gene encoding 30S ribosomal protein S21, which encodes MQIIVRDNNVDQALRALKKKLQREGVYREMKLRRHYEKPSEKRAREKAAAVRRARKMDRKRAERDGAK
- a CDS encoding class II aldolase/adducin family protein, translated to MASAATRTDMSPAEWEARQQLAACYRIFEHMGWSELIYNHITLRVPGEDHAFLINPFGLGYAEVCASNLVKIDIDGTVLDGSPYPVNRAGFTQHSVFHRYLPDAHCIIHTHTTAGMAVSATREGLRPISFYAAAFTGQIAYHDFEGITIRPEEGERLVANLGDKRVMMLRNHGTLVMAATLPEAFLKHWSLQRACEIQVAAGAAGTPMEIAPEVIAVHQRDLSGIQLPVGPGVPDFQAMVRVIDRVDKSWRE
- a CDS encoding heparinase II/III family protein, producing the protein MNDARRISPASTGQAADPVATDDGIEQGKRLIRVADDKGLSLAQRIANHFYLLSWKTPIHGRKLRGKYPLKLLAVPDDDIPGDARAGQALRAGYFLFRGRKQIIDTVDFARLDLGPAFADHIHSFRWLRDLASTATREQAAPIAEGVMRRWLAAHAETPSEPAWRADNAGWRLLFWTAHAPLILSSSDLVYRSLVLNCIARTARHLDRIADKAAMGLPRIVAWSAIVAASMLIPGGASRKIFGEAGLKRAIESSFHPDGGIVSRSPLAQVEAVMALAMLRAVYDVRRETIPAFLDEGLGRAVPALLGLIHGDGGLGSWQGAGAIDPVTVNAVVQASRVRSRPLRQARDWGYQRIAAGTTVVQVDAAPPPVARLAEAGCASTGAIEISDGPHRLVVNCGGAGLEGAWIPADLAQGLRTTAAHSTLVLDDCNSTALLPDGTLGKGVTEVELNRQELDNGSRVDLSHDGYVRRLGYIHRRLLLVSGDGKEIRGEDMLTPAERRRKPSKLPVMLRFHLAPGVEPTLTADSQGALLRVDMGALWQFRTGTGVLSVEESLWVDADGRPHPTRQLVVTSEALPGGSSIGWLFKRSG